Proteins encoded together in one Microbacterium sp. LWO12-1.2 window:
- a CDS encoding YbaK/EbsC family protein, which produces MTAEQTLPPRSRIVQEHLAAAGVDTNVVVLPDSARTAAAAAAAIGCDVGAIANSLVLVVDGAPVLVMTSGRHRVDFAVLADSVGADAVDMAPAAIVRDVTGQAIGGVAPVGHPAPLPTFIDESLEAYPQIWTAGGTPHTVMPLTFAQLVGMTNGQIVKVAAG; this is translated from the coding sequence GTGACCGCAGAACAGACCCTTCCGCCGCGGAGCCGCATCGTGCAGGAGCATCTCGCGGCGGCAGGGGTCGACACCAACGTGGTCGTCCTGCCGGATTCCGCCCGCACCGCAGCGGCCGCCGCTGCCGCCATCGGCTGCGACGTCGGTGCGATCGCGAACAGCCTCGTGCTCGTCGTCGACGGCGCGCCGGTGCTCGTCATGACGAGCGGCCGGCATCGGGTCGACTTCGCTGTGCTCGCCGACAGTGTCGGAGCGGATGCCGTCGACATGGCGCCGGCCGCGATCGTCCGCGACGTCACCGGGCAGGCGATCGGCGGAGTGGCCCCTGTCGGCCACCCGGCTCCGCTGCCCACATTCATCGACGAATCTCTCGAGGCCTACCCGCAGATCTGGACGGCGGGCGGCACCCCGCACACCGTGATGCCGCTGACATTCGCTCAGCTCGTCGGAATGACGAACGGTCAGATCGTGAAAGTCGCCGCCGGCTGA